In Thermanaerovibrio velox DSM 12556, the genomic stretch CCTCCTTAGCACCCCTCCGGGGAGCGAACAGCATGACCAGCCTCACCCGATGATCCCCCCACTGGACGGGACGCCTCAAAATGCCCACTGCCACCGCAGACGTGAAGGCATCCATCCTAACCGAATGAGGCACCGCCACGAGGTTGCCAAGGGACGTGGCAAGCAGCCTCTCCCTCTCAAGAACCCCTTCCCGATACCCCTTAGGCACGACCCCCGCTTCCCACAGAAGCCGGGAAAGAACGTCTATGCTCTCCTCCGGGGACCGGGCTTCCATTGGAGACAGGAACAGGTCCTCCCTGAAGAGACCTTTAAGCACATCCGCCAACCCCTTCAGCTTCGGCCTTACAAACAACACCGTCTCCAACGCCTCTTGATCACGGCGGTCGAAGAACGGGGACACTTGAACCACCGGTATACCCTCCATCTCCATGGGAACGGTGGAGACCACGCACTTCAGATCCATCACCTTAAGAAGCGGGCGCTGAGCAAAAGAGAACGGCCCAAGCAGCCTGACCCTTCCACCATAGAGAGCATTGAGCTTATCCATCAGAAGCCTCGCCGACGCCTCCCCAGATGGGCAAACCACCGCCAACCCGATGCGCCGTTCCTCCTCCCGGGCCATTCGCTCGAAGGCCCCACCAAAGTGCATGGCCACAAAACCCGCCTCATCCTCCTGAAAATCCAGGCCGGAAATGCTAGAAAGGTGCTTCAAAAACAACACCGCCACCTCAAACGTGAGGGGATAACGGCGGCGAAGGTCCTCCAACATCGGGTTCCTAACCCAGTGACCCAAAATGGCCCTGCGGCGAAGCATCTTCACGTGCAGTGCAAGGCCTGTCACCAAACGATCGTCCCCGGTGAAATCGAATCCACACTCCTCCGCCAGCTTCACAAGGGCCCATTCGGTCAACGTGAGGTAGTAAGAATCCTGAAACGTCCTCAGTCTGTCTCGGGTAAAATCCCCAGGAGACCTCCGACGGAACAGGGATATCAGACACCCAAGGTACCGGACATCCGCCTCATAAACCTTAAGCCCCAATCCTTTAGCCACCAGGGATAAAACCTCCCTGGCCGTCTCCAGGTCATGGGGACACATAAGCCAAGAGCCGTCATCCAAATCCTCCGGCAACATACCCTTCGAAGACCTCAAAACCGAAAAGACCGCGCATATGAAGATGTTCACCCTGTCCAGGTCCGAGAAACCCCTTGCCTCCGAAAGAACCTCCGACACCTGGGAGAAAACGCTCTCCGGAACCTCCATGCCAAGGGAATCCATTAGCCCCCCAAGTCCCACGGAACCCCATGCCTCTTCCTGCAAAACCCAGGCAAGGAACCTTCGCTTCTCCGACTCGGCCCCCTCTACCTCCAGCGTAAAACCCCTTTGCCTTAAGCTCAACTTAAACCCCAAGCCCCTGGCCTCCTCCTCCGCAGCCCGAAGGTCCGAGAGGACCGCGGACTCGCTCAAGCCCGCCTCCTCCCCAAACTGGTAAAGATCCAGCGGCACCTTGGACATGACAAGACGGAGGAATACCCCCCGGGCCCTCTCCACGGGAGGACATTCCGCCGGCAAGGGATTGCGGACGGAAGAGGGAACCTCAACCCCCCTTGATCTCTCAAGAAGGTAACCCTTTGACCTGGAAGACCTTATGGGCCTGAACCCCCAGACCGGCTCCGCCGAACGGTTTATCTGTTTGACCTCAGCCCTTATGGTCCTATCGCTTACCCCAAGGGCCATGGCGATCTCCGAGGCCTTTGCCCAACCGGCCCGCTCCTCCAGGTATCTCATCAAGGCCTCCTGCCTACGGGTGAAAAAAGGCACCTGGTCGATCACACCTCCTCGTTGAGCACCAGCTCCGCAAGCTCCGAAGCCAACCTTCCCAACTCCAGTAGAACCCTCTCCACGTTCCATATCCTGCTCCTGTCCCTCTCACCGGAGCTTATCCCGTCATACAGCCCAAAACCCCTATGGGACAAGGGCTCGAAAACGGACACCGCCCTGGCGGCCATCTGCTTGTCCCCCAAGACCCAAGCCCCCACGGAGGCGCTCAATACCTCCCGAACCACGTCGATGGACCTCCAAACCCCTTCGATGGCCATGAGCTCCCGGGACCTAGCCACCTCCGCCATCAGGGGGTAAAGATCCCTCGTAAGGACCACCCCCATGCTCCTTAGACACAGCAGGACCTGGGCAAGCCTGCGCTTCCTCTCAATGCCCCTAGGGCTTGGATCCTCTATAACGTCAAGGTACTGGATACAGGAGTCCGCCAGGTCCACCATGCCGTCCTCCGCAAAGGGCTTTAACCTAAGCTCCACCGAAGGATCCGTCTGGAGCTGCCGCAGCATCCCCATGAACCGGTCCTCCATGTCCGCAAGGCGCCCCATCTCCTTCTCCAGCAGCCTATAGGCCACCTCTGGGAAACCCGCCAGGGCGTCATCTATGTACGCCCTCTCCCCGGGACGCCTGGCCGTCCCCGCAAGGACCGTGGAGGCCTGCGCAAGCCACCCGGTCAGCGGGAAGAGGGCCAAACCGTTAACCACCGTTAGAAACCCCATGAAGGCCGGTATCCCCAAGACCGGCGGCAACCCCGCCCTGGCGGCAAAGGGGCCAACCAAGAAAGCCCCCATCACCCCCCCCAGGACCTTGTATATCCCCGTGGCCCATGCAAGCCTCCGGGCAGACAGCTTCTTCCCGATGCTCGCCAGCATCACCGGGCCAAAGGACCCACCGTGTGAACCCACCACAAGCCAGCAGGCCTCCTTCAGCCCCAGCACCCCCGATGAAGCCATGGCTATCCCCAAAGCCACCACCGCGGAACTGCTCTGAAAGGCACAGGTGGCCAAAAAGGCCCCCAAGGCCAATAGCAAGGGGCGGTCCGCCAGGTACCCCACCAAAACCCGGGCCCCCGGGGAGGACATGAGGGGCGATACCCCGGTCTTTATGAGCAGCATTCCCACCAACACTATCCCCATCCCGCGAAGAAGCCCCCCGTAACGGGAGACACCGGATGGAAAGTTCGATGCCCCAGCCCCTAATAACAGGAACCCAGGACCAAGGTACGAAACGTCCAGGCTGAGCAGGAACGTCACCATTGAAGCCCCAACGCTTGAACCCATCATGGTTACTATCGAGGACGAGAAGCTGAGGGCCCCTATGTCCACCAAACCCATGGCGAAGCTGGTGGCCACGGAGCTGCTCTGGGAAAGAAAGGACAAGACCCCCCCAAGGACCAAGGCCCCCAGCGGGTTGGCGGCAAAACGGGCCATGAGGGCCCGTTCCCTCTCCCCCAGGGCCGCCCGGCTGGCCCTGGAACTCTCATCCACCCCGAACAGGAACAGGACTATGCCCCCCGCAAGGATGAGAAGGTGCCCCAACCTCTAAACCTCCCCCTTAAGAAGCCTCTCCATCAAAGCGTGCCTCAGCCCTCTTGCGCTCACCACAACCCCTTCGGAGTCAAAGAGCCTCACCGCCTCCAGGGCTATAACCGCACCCCCAAGGGCGATGTCCGCCCTCTTGGGATGCATGCCCGGTATGGAACGCCGCTGTTCTCCGGTCATGGAGGCGTACATCCCATGCTGCCTCTCAAGCTCACCGCGGGACAGAAAAAAACCATGCACCCTTTCCGGGTCGTAGCTCTCAAGCCCCAAAGCCACGGAGGCCAAGGTGGTGAAGGTACCACCCACGCCGCAAAGGGGAACGTCCCTGTTTGGAAGGTTGAGCTCCCCCAACCCTGCCACCAGGGCCTCCCGGGCCCTCACGTGGGCCGCCTCCAGGGCCTCCCCGGAGGGAACCACCCGGGGGTCCAGAAAGAGGTCGGTGAGGAAGAGGGCCCCCGCCTCCACGCTCACCGCCCCCAGGATCCCCTGGTGGCCAAAAACCATCTCGGTGCTTCCGCCGCCTATGTCCAGCACCAACCGCGTCCCCTTGAGGGCCGAGGCCTCGAAGGAGAGCTCCGCCTCCTCCTGGCCGGATATTATCCGCACCTCCAAGGAGCATCGATCCTTGATGGCATTTAGCAGCTCGTCCCCGTTGGAAGCCTTCCGGAACCCCATGGTCCCCACCGCCAGCAGGACCTGGACATCCAAGGCCTCGCAGATCTCCAGCATTTGCCCCACTTCCTGCACCGCCCGGTCCATGGCATCCCGCAGAAAGCCGCCGGTGAGCGCAAGGCCGTCCCCAAGACGCACCACCTCCTGGCGGTCCAAGAGGACCTTCATGCCCCCCTCGTCCCCTTCCGCCACCAGGAGTTTGAAGGAGTTGGTACCAAGATCCATCACCGCTGCCCTCATCCCAAGGCCCCCAATTCCAAGGAGTTTAGGTTATCATGCAGCATAGTAATACATGCCGCCGGAGCCGGGCAAAGCTCCGGGGCTCGTTGAGCTTAGGAGGTGGCCGGTGGGAAGGTTCTTCATACCCTCGCATCAAGCCTATGGGGGCCCCCAGCTGGAACTGGGAAAGGGGGTAAGGCGTTTCCTGGAGTCCATGGGGTTCATACCCCCGCAGC encodes the following:
- a CDS encoding phosphatase codes for the protein MRAAVMDLGTNSFKLLVAEGDEGGMKVLLDRQEVVRLGDGLALTGGFLRDAMDRAVQEVGQMLEICEALDVQVLLAVGTMGFRKASNGDELLNAIKDRCSLEVRIISGQEEAELSFEASALKGTRLVLDIGGGSTEMVFGHQGILGAVSVEAGALFLTDLFLDPRVVPSGEALEAAHVRAREALVAGLGELNLPNRDVPLCGVGGTFTTLASVALGLESYDPERVHGFFLSRGELERQHGMYASMTGEQRRSIPGMHPKRADIALGGAVIALEAVRLFDSEGVVVSARGLRHALMERLLKGEV
- a CDS encoding Na/Pi cotransporter family protein; the encoded protein is MGHLLILAGGIVLFLFGVDESSRASRAALGERERALMARFAANPLGALVLGGVLSFLSQSSSVATSFAMGLVDIGALSFSSSIVTMMGSSVGASMVTFLLSLDVSYLGPGFLLLGAGASNFPSGVSRYGGLLRGMGIVLVGMLLIKTGVSPLMSSPGARVLVGYLADRPLLLALGAFLATCAFQSSSAVVALGIAMASSGVLGLKEACWLVVGSHGGSFGPVMLASIGKKLSARRLAWATGIYKVLGGVMGAFLVGPFAARAGLPPVLGIPAFMGFLTVVNGLALFPLTGWLAQASTVLAGTARRPGERAYIDDALAGFPEVAYRLLEKEMGRLADMEDRFMGMLRQLQTDPSVELRLKPFAEDGMVDLADSCIQYLDVIEDPSPRGIERKRRLAQVLLCLRSMGVVLTRDLYPLMAEVARSRELMAIEGVWRSIDVVREVLSASVGAWVLGDKQMAARAVSVFEPLSHRGFGLYDGISSGERDRSRIWNVERVLLELGRLASELAELVLNEEV
- a CDS encoding BglG family transcription antiterminator, encoding MERGEGSTGVGKVGFGACGAGAQRGGVIDQVPFFTRRQEALMRYLEERAGWAKASEIAMALGVSDRTIRAEVKQINRSAEPVWGFRPIRSSRSKGYLLERSRGVEVPSSVRNPLPAECPPVERARGVFLRLVMSKVPLDLYQFGEEAGLSESAVLSDLRAAEEEARGLGFKLSLRQRGFTLEVEGAESEKRRFLAWVLQEEAWGSVGLGGLMDSLGMEVPESVFSQVSEVLSEARGFSDLDRVNIFICAVFSVLRSSKGMLPEDLDDGSWLMCPHDLETAREVLSLVAKGLGLKVYEADVRYLGCLISLFRRRSPGDFTRDRLRTFQDSYYLTLTEWALVKLAEECGFDFTGDDRLVTGLALHVKMLRRRAILGHWVRNPMLEDLRRRYPLTFEVAVLFLKHLSSISGLDFQEDEAGFVAMHFGGAFERMAREEERRIGLAVVCPSGEASARLLMDKLNALYGGRVRLLGPFSFAQRPLLKVMDLKCVVSTVPMEMEGIPVVQVSPFFDRRDQEALETVLFVRPKLKGLADVLKGLFREDLFLSPMEARSPEESIDVLSRLLWEAGVVPKGYREGVLERERLLATSLGNLVAVPHSVRMDAFTSAVAVGILRRPVQWGDHRVRLVMLFAPRRGAKEEARALYEVVGRLVEDPGLVGRLLRSRTHEEFMERLFGDLVFF